ATTAGGCAAATCATGAGCTGGAAGTTGGCTTTTAACAACAAAAGCTTTGTCGTATTTAAACTCTAACGCTTGCTCCTTGGTTATTTGCAATAATATTGAGTAAAAAGCCATGGCTGAATGCTGAAAATTACTCACACCATACCAACTAAAAGTTGTAAGTAAATACAACAAAATAAAACCAAGCGCATTCAAACTATAACGCCACTTTACTGTCTTTTTTTGAGTGTTTGATAACAGATTAATGGACCAATATCGGCAATACTATTAACACAAAAAACAATATTTTTACTAACGCTAGATTTTGTTAAGATGGGTTTCAAAGTAAACAACAACAATAGAATCGTCAAAGACGACAAGCCAAAATTAACCACAACACGCTTAATGTCCCAATTATCCATCACCCATGAATAATCACGAACAACAAAAAGATCTAGTAATACTAAAATCAACCAAACAAATAAGGTTGTCATTATTTGAGTTGATTTAGCCATGTTGACACTGTATCAATCTCGTTATATTTGGTTAAATCAATTTGCAAAGGGGTGACTGATACATAATGATTGGCAATAGCATGGAAGTCTGTCCCTACGCCATTATCAACCTCTTTACCATTTTCACCAATCCAATAAAGGCTTGGGTCGTCTTTATCAGTAACACTTTGCTCCGACATATGACGCTTTCCTAAGCGTGTTGTTTGAAATCCTTTAATATCTCTAAAAGGCACATCTGGCACATTAACATTCAACACAGTATCGTGTGACAACTGAGCATGAGATATTTGACTAATCAGTTGCTTAGCAACCATGCCCGCTGTTTCAAAATTATGACCTTCCCGGCTTGCCAGTGATATTGCCACCGATGGTAAGCCTAAAAATCGTCCTTCTATCGCACCAGCAACGGTACCTGAATAAATCACATCATCACCTAAATTAGCACCAAAGTTAATACCTGTTACTACCAAATCAATTTTTTCATTTAAGAAGCCACATAGGGCCAAATGCACACAATCACTTGGCGTTGCGTCAATGCTATAAATATTATTTGATATTTGAATTGGCCTTAAAGGTTTATCAAGTGTAAGCGAACTACTGGCAGCTGATTTATTTTCACTGGGTGCAACCACGATAACGTCATGCTCCCGCGCTAAAGATTGGGCGAGTTGCACAATACCTGGAGCTTGATAGCCATCATCATTGCTAATTAAAATCTTCATCTTTAAATTAGAAAATATTTTGCATCACGATTGTATTGCAAGGATAATTTTATCTTTTTTAACACCAACTTTCACCAATCCACCATTGATTAATTTACCAAATAATAACTCATCTGCTAGTGGTTTACGAACTTCTTTTTCAATCAGGCGCGCCATAGGTCGTGCACCCATCTTAGCATCATAACCATGCTTTGCAAACCATTTTCGAGCGGTGTCAGATACAATTAGCGAAACCTGTTTATTTTCTAATGCTTCTTCCAATTCAAATAAGAATTTGTTCACCACGTAAACAATAGTTTGCTCGTTAAGTGCATTAAAATAAATAACCTCTGATAGGCGGTTTCTAAATTCTGGTGTGAATAATTTCTTCAATTCAGTTTCATAATCCAACGAGTGATCTTGTTCACTAAATCCAATTGACGTACGTTGAATACTTTGTGCGCCAGCATTTGATGTCATTAC
This Abyssogena phaseoliformis symbiont OG214 DNA region includes the following protein-coding sequences:
- the surE gene encoding 5'/3'-nucleotidase SurE, which produces MKILISNDDGYQAPGIVQLAQSLAREHDVIVVAPSENKSAASSSLTLDKPLRPIQISNNIYSIDATPSDCVHLALCGFLNEKIDLVVTGINFGANLGDDVIYSGTVAGAIEGRFLGLPSVAISLASREGHNFETAGMVAKQLISQISHAQLSHDTVLNVNVPDVPFRDIKGFQTTRLGKRHMSEQSVTDKDDPSLYWIGENGKEVDNGVGTDFHAIANHYVSVTPLQIDLTKYNEIDTVSTWLNQLK